In Glycine max cultivar Williams 82 chromosome 10, Glycine_max_v4.0, whole genome shotgun sequence, the DNA window TTAATTAGCTTTTCTAGAATctctatattttattctttctattgaataaaaattaaacagctacttttattatatttgacacgactttttcttttctacagtttcttaaaatttagtattaattaatatatccattaaaagatcattaattaGCAATCACTATATTGTATTCTttcaattgaataaaaattaaacagctacttttattatatttgacacaattttttattttctacagtttcttaaaatttaatttaataagattttatagaatttctatattttattatttttatcgaataaaaaataaatttgtttctaCTAAACAGACCCTTATAGTTAAGAAATTTTaccattaataaataaaaaactgcaGATTTGATCTATTTATTAtgaacttttaatttaaaagtcggaagaaaaaaataatatacacaaAAAGTGATTGGAGTGAGTAACTTTTTTAAGATACTTTTAGAGTAATTTGATTTattctcaacttttttttttatcttatcccTTCACTTAACATCTGTGAGTTCGTGGGAGCAATGCCTTAATAACTGTGATGAGAAAAGAATTGGTTAATTGAgtttctttgaaaatataaagtaaaatatttttatgtgaatctatatatataaaatctaatATCACATTCACACCCGAAAATTTATCTCATGCGAACATGCTTACAAAAGCATTGAATTGGAAACAAACATATCGAAGTGCAAATACGGTATATCATACTAAATATCAGTTATATTtccttaattttaaaagtttgttatcTTCCGCTTTAGACTATATATTCATCATTTTCCAAAATTTCAGTTTCCATTTCAAGTCGAGTTTGATTCAATTCAGCTGTTTAGCGATGTTGAAGTGGAAACAGTCAGTAGATTTAGTGTACTGATGAGGTTGAACACAAGTTAGGATATTACTGTCTTGCATGTGAATTTGTTGGTCAATTACACTTGCTTCCATTCACTAAATTGTTTATGGGAATTGTATGTAGTTACTTGCGAAGTGCAATCTTCATGACTGTtcgattttcttaatttaattcctTAGATATTTGACttgtcaaaattcaaatgttagtcATGATGATATATGGTTTAGTTTGGTGGATGTTATGCTTTTGAAAGGCTCAATTTGGAGCAATAAGCTAGTGTTGGAAATAAGCAATTGCCTTTTAGTAAAATCTCTAACTCTTATGGAAGGTTTCAAACTCAATTGTATAATGAGATGAGATTCAGCCATGATCATtagatttcataatttttttcaaatgcatTTTTTCAACATTAGACCACAAGTTATCCATGTTTGAAGTTAGAGGATAAAGCTTGTCCCTTGAGATGGACCAATTACGTACCAGAGCCTCCAATTGGCTCATTTTCAGTACTTTTGCTTTTTGCCTTcattcattctctctctctacGATGTAGATATTAATTGTTGACCGACAATGCCACTGTGTGCaagattcttttttaatttgttgccTTTGCCTAGTGTTGGATAATGTGAATTCAAACCTCGAACTCGAAGGAAGAAAATTTTTCTGAGGTTGtaggatgtttactaattaatacaATATGACAGATACTTACTGAGAAGGCCGATGCAGAAAGATGAAAGGAGGTAACACGtgcaaacatatatatatagtaaatacGTTTAAGTaaagaattatttataaattagggACTCGACTATTTTCAATATGTATATATGAAGtaattttatggaaaaaaatatatttgattgcaTGTACGAAAATGACCAAACTTCATGATAGAATGTAAGATGGGTTGTATTTTCAAATGATAATTAACTCAGTTCATGTGGGTTGTAATCTATATTTGCAAGTACTGCTAAGTGTCTAATGGCCTGCAGAACAATGTGTTTTCGAAATAATTATGGTCTCTTAAAAAGTGAGAAAAGTTTTGTTTTAAAcacaaatacattttttttgtggCTAGTCGGGGCTTTAACACGAATACAATTCAGGCttagaatgaaaagaaataagattaattttacttGAAAGTGAATTTAAAATAACGTGATTTATGCTTCAAATGCGAGCTTAAAGGCAAAATCAATTTTGGTGAACCAGATTCTGAAAGTCTCccttacatatatattttacaatttttggcTCATCATTCATAACTAAAATACTAAATACTATTATTACAGCATAATCGTCTTTATCTAGTGAAATACTACATGCAATAACAGTCATAAAACATGCATTAGCCAATACTCCAATATATGCATTAGCATTtttaatacacacacacacacacacacacacatatatatatatatatatatatatatatatatatatatattgccgattaaaaaaaaatcaaatatcaaattatacCAAATCGTCCAAAACAGTCCAAAACAGTATAAAGACTAATTAACGGATTGACACGTTTTTAAGACACTCCTAAATCCTAATATTCCATTTGGATCCTGTTAATATTGCAGCagcaaaactaaaaataaattaagtgtttttcttcttatctcTGATTATCAGTTCGTTCAAATCAACCCCTATATGTAAACTTGTTTGGGCCCAATTCgaaattaagagaaaagaaaCGTGTGATGGCTATTATTATTGGTTATCGTAACACTAAAAcgagtttttaattaataataccaGAAACATAGCAGAAGGGACATGAGAGCCCCGGAACGCTTTGAACCAAAGTTGAAAACTCAAGTGAAGCCtcacaaattttgaaattaatccaACCAtaaagaaagtatatataactgGTCAACTTTAGTTGTTGAGACTTGAGATGCTATAATCTGAAAACTAGAGTTGAAATGTTAATCtgaaaataaagtatatatatgcaAAGCatgatatattcattttttttaagaatatataaagAAATACATACACTCGTGATCATAGGACTCCATCTTCATGTCCctgtcaaacaaaaaaaaaaggactccATGCCATATCTTTGTCTGTTATTTGCAATTTTTCTCTATCTTACAACTACTTCATTTTCTTTGGTCTTAATCTTCCAATTTTCCGGACAAAAGGTGCCCCCACTAATATCCAGAGTTCTTAGTTTGAATAAACTAAGCTGATTAGTTTCGTATTAGACTTAACTTTGTAACCAACCTTGGGAATTTCAAGGAAAAATCGCTTTTAGTTTGAAAGCAACCAAACATCAAAATTCTCTATGGAATAACGTTAATAGCATTCTCTATGAGGAACGTAACTCTGTGGTATTTCAACATAGATCCAAATTAACATGCATTTATCTGAATGTGATGCAAAAAAGAGtgatatatatcatataatattAATGCCAAAGGtgctatatataaaaattaattcactCGCATAACATTTGATAAATGCCCAAAGAAAAGTTGACACATAGAAGTTGCTCTCGTGACCCCAACACAAAGGGGAACAGCAATAATCCTTCCCTTATAACAGCCATATATATACACTTTATGATTTAGTCTTTTCTATGTTGGTCTGAACTCTGAAGGTGATCATTGTAATTGTGATGCATACCAGCTAGGTTGAGTGACTTGGGTCGATCGTTCACTAGTTTCAGAATATTTTTCAGATGGGACACATGCGGACTTGGGTCTAGGTGTCTCTCGTGTTAAAACAGCTGAAAGAAGAAAGTAAATTAAGGTTGTCTCTTTAACGAGAAACCTATTCaatgaaatttatattatttctcacatactttagaataaaataaaattgtttcataaatttgttttattctttttatgctaatttaaatgataaaaattcaaaacaaacagTCATTCATTCTTTTACCGTACGTTGCATCTTTCCCAAAACacaaaacaattaagaaaattaataaattcctttgaattttttgttttaatgagtgcATTAGCAATACATTATAATATTTTGGACAAAAAATCAACGAGTTCCTTTTTTTGCAGTAcgtttaattcaaaaataattatagtcATTTAcagttcaattttttaaaaaaaaatttatctcttttttctcATCACACCaacactaattttttaaattctctctcctcactcctttcaaattagtatttaatttttttaaactctcACTCCTTTCTCATCTCtcagcattaaatattttttattaacaatttatattaaagataaaCTAAGATAATTGTTTACAATTGATAatctttagaaattatttttattaatagcttatcaaataaaaattgctaaaaagtagtttatttttgtataaaatgttaatttacaaattattatttaaattaaatatgattttttattaacaatctTCGTGAttgttaataaaaatcatatttaatataaacatTCTATactaaacataaattaatttgattttgttaacaattttttctattttttaacaacttgcatttgataaattattaataaaaaatatttcctcaGATTATCATATGCAGACAAATCTtagtttatgtttatgtttaatataaactgttaataaaaaaatatttaattgtgagagaagagaaaggacagagagtttaaaaaattaaatactagtAGTTTGAAATGAGGGAAGAcagagaatttaaaaaaataatattggtgTGAAATGAGAGAAGAAAgaggatttttttaattgaatagtaaattattataatatccaTAAATTAAACATACTAAAACAAAGAAACTCGTTGGGTTTTTTGTCCAAATATTATGATATAGGTTATTAATGcattcatacaaaaaaaaaaaataaaggtggaAGTATATATTAACAATTCCTTGCATATAAGAAAACTAGAGACCGTCTTGAaacatttctttaaaaatgtttCATTCTTTTATGCTTATTTGTATGATAGaaaactcaaaataattaaaatgaacaattttttaGTTGTAAGAAGAATTAATTGAAAGTGAACTCATGATAAACAAGGGACCTATTAAATGAAACTCACGTTATTTTCAAGATGCTTTGGAAGTATACTTAACATTTAAAGATGAAATCATttcttaaacttattttattttttatgcctATTTATACAATCAACaatgcaaaataattaattacaatcatttcttatatttttgggTTTATTCTTTTACCATCCCTTATGATTTTATGATACAAATAAGCACAAAAGGAATGAAAactaactttattttaaaaaaataaatagttttgatTGTTAAATTTTATGCTATAAGTATGTGGACACAAATCCAACGTGTAAAAAATAACTTGATTTAATAGGTTTTTCGTTCAGGAACATATTTGTTTATGAAGTGTGTcgtctaaaaattattatactcATTTTCAATTAGACAATTCACAGACCCTCAAATTTACAATTAAGGTGTAAATGTTTGTTTGATAAGAGGATCAATGATCAAACAGTCCAAATATGAAGAGGAAAGTGATAACATGCATGTGTCGTAATTGGGTTTAATTATGATGTGGCCAAATTAAAGAGTAGTaaatccaatggttaacaacACTATaagagggaaaaagaaaaagatcatataattttgaaaaaataagtgATATCAGTGTGTATCATGCATGttcatttcatttatttctttaaaattttattaatgaaagaaatggagaAGAGGAAAATTTTGACCTGTATCTGTATAAGAGAAGGGCCAGGAaagcaaaacaattttgctcCAGCTGATGCTGCATTCTTTTGCTTTTGCACACCTAACCCAACAAATAATAGACTTCATTTGTCATAAGATCACAAAATAAAAGTGGTTGagagaaaaacagaaaagaaggGTGCAAACATATAGAATAGAAGAGGAGAATATGACACAAAAGAAAGGgaacctataaaaaaaaaagattgaaaataaGAATACTTTAATGAGACAAGAAATGTCCTCTGAGTCGCTGCAAATTGGAGTGAGTGAGAGACTGGCGATTTGGGAATGCAAGAGGCAAATTCGCCAATCACTTTCATTATCCTCTCCATTCTTCCATTACTAATGTactttaagaaaacaaatactgtaaaataaaaatgagggaGGCagggaagaaatgaaaagaatattttCTCTTCACTCTCACACCAAACATTACTTTACAACATCATCTTACATGAACCAAATAACATTTCTCAGGACTTCAGGCAATGTTCCTTATATATAGTAGTACTTCGCATCGCCCTGGTCCCAcacaaaatcatttattttttattttttttaaatacaactCAACTCATTAAttgtctttaatttatttttcttttatttaatatttttcttctaatttaaaattatctgtgctattttttatcacaaattttaattatttttgtttaaaattaaatttgtaattgattatttcttcttaacagttttaaatatttaataattcattaaatgtttctctaaaaataatcattaaatgtttatcattaaatataattatttaatgcattaaattaaTACATTAAACATACCtatttaatacattaaattaattgataaaatataatttcaagcTAATACATGCCTTAGAACATCTcccataagaatttttttaagtggttttttaaactaatttttgtgatcctcataatattttttgtgatcACACATTGTCATATCAGTAtagaaattcatacataattttatttaaatgacaAGAAACTCtagaaaattttaagaaattcacatttttatatattttttattttcacttaattatgatttaattatggtattgttatataaaagttaaatattattttttattgctaaGAAATAATTTCTTGCAGTTTCTTGAAGAAAATACAAATCTCATTTTAAGAAACTCTTCATGTCACATAGATTTGttctaatgaaaaaaaataataaaaaaataattttttcacttaAGAAATCCTTCCAGAAATTTCCTGAGATACTCTTATTATTCCAATGAATAAGGATGATAATTTCacgtttttaaattaataaattaaatataataagttaataactcCTTCCCCTCATTCTTGTAATAACCAAATTTGAAGTTTTGTTaggtatttttaataaaaaaataatttaactatgGTAATTGtctttagtttatttttcttttatttaatatttttcctctaatttaaaattatgtgtgctatttttttatctcaaattttaattatttatgttttaaaattaaatttgtaattgattattttatcttaatagttttaaatatttaataattcattaaatgtttctctaaaaataatcattaaatgtttatcattaaatataattatttaatgcattaaattaaTACATTAAACATACCtatttaatacattaaattaatagataaaatataatttcaagttAATGCATGCCTTAGAACATCTCCCATAAGAATTTTTTAAGTGggtttcttaaattaatttttatgagtcTCATAGTATCAAGATTTTCTAAGGtgaaaaattcatattaaatgaaaaacttTCTACCTTTTCAATCGTCGATTTAACTCAAATCCCCTCATTATAGTTTAAGGTTCTGTATACAAGCTGCTACACTAATGTCTTTCAGCACAAAACATACAGACAAGGTCTTCAACTGTTTGGACAATACAGTGGCACGGGCAACAGATGCTATTAATAGAACCAAATACTGAATTTATTGTCAGCTTTGTCTCTGTCCAATCCCATTGCCACATGCAAAAAGGCTATATTTTTTACttgactaaaattataattttttattttattaattataaaatattaaaaaattcatacaaCTCCACAAAACGGCACAGGCCAGAATCTTATTTAAGAAAGATTTCTTGATGAGGATTTTACTTCAAATGAAATTTCTAACGAATCATATCAAAGCAAGCTATCAATACTAGCACCagataattaagataaaaaatctaaagaaaaacaataatgaaGTATTTCTAGAAGAAGGAAACATCTACTCACAGTCATAAGCCAAGAACCCCAAAGGGATTAGATACATAGAGTTCCCTAAAGCCACCAATGATATTCTATGCCCAGATGCATCAGCAAGAGAGTACATCTTAAACCTAAATTTGCAACCAAAACACACAAGTGTCAATAAGCAAAGGATATTGTGTAGTTTGGAGCATAAGTAATTGAATGAAAAGTTTATTAAGAGTGTAGTCATCCACCATGTGCAGCAATCAGCACATCAAATCAACATGTTTAATGAGCACAATTTGTATGCtaaatgtttatataaatttgGTCAAATCCAGATCtctatacatttttaaaaaattctggGTCCTTGCAGTTTAGATCGTAATTGAGTCcccataatttcattaaaaaatgttatattgcTATCCTGAATCAGACATTGCATCAGAGTCATTTAAGTTCTTTGTTTATATGAACAAGGACTTTGGCAGATATTGACTAGACAAACAATATGAATATCCACcacttaaaacaaatattatattacaGAGCACCAAAATAgttgtatgaaaaaaaattgtcactatAAACAAAGATATAAGAACATACCCTCCAGCAGCAAAATCATCACGACACAAATAGGCTAAGGCCATAAAGTGTGGTATTTTCCAAAAATACAAAGCAACTGGAAGAATCATTGCATTTAGTGAAATATCATTAGAAGCTGCAGCCCATCTGAAAATCAACATAAAAAGAAGGTGAAGAAGGGCAAAAAATACACGTGCACATGCCTATACACACATGGTGAATGAAGTGAGACAACATGagtaaagaagaaaggaaaaagagagattGAATTGAAACTCATTTTCACTTCAAAAGAATTGAAACTCATTTTCAGGTAGTTAGGGATTGAATTACATGATCTTTCAACATTTCACTCATTAATCCCATTGGACTAACAAAGAGGGGGGTTAAGCTTTAGAATAACTCTGccaaatatttaaaactaataataCCTTGACCAATAGAAAGTCAATAAATGACTTGGATAAAATTCGTCTCTGGCAATGGAAATTTAACGCACACAAAATACCAGCATGAAAAATATTGAGTCAAGCCATATCAATCTTGTGTGGAACAACATAACTTCATAGGGATTTTACATTGCAcatggtaaaaaaaagttaaacaacaGTCACATATATTCCTAAAGCATTCTGAAATTTGCAATACATATGAAAGCCAAAAACAATTGTACATAACTTTATCCCAAAAGTGGTGGAATAGCACCGACAACAGCTCCCACCCATGTATTTACGAGATGAATCTGCTTCAAGGGTGTATATACAAATGCATACAGAATTAGGTTGGAAGCAGCAAGCCCAGCAGCTAACATATTAGTCTGGAATAACCTTGTCATAAAGCAGCAATGTTAGTCCCTCCACACAAAGCACATCAAATTACACTAGAAAAGCATACAAACAACAAAGTACGCAAATTAGTTTCAATACCTGCGTAGCTCTCTGCCAGCTAATCCAACAGAGGATGCCGAGCCAACAGCATGAGGTATTGTGATGCGTCCTGAGGGTAGTGGCCTTCGACTTGTTCTCTTCATTTTAGCATCATTATTGATCTCAAACACCTAAAAAGAGACAACCATTGAATAGATCTTACGTTGACCAAAAATCTAAGAGACAGCATTAAGGGGGAATAAAAAGCACATACTTCAGAACAAATCTATTTAAAAGGTCTTTAAgccataataaaaataatatatttgacaTTAATAACAGTTACATAgctagaaggaaaaaaacaagGTTGAGTTTATCACTGTCTATCTTGGTATAGATACTCCCACTCCTCTTTCTTTATATTGTCGAATTGAAAGACTGATTTGATCAAGAATGGGTGAGAGAGGAAGAAGtcattaaaaaatgaacaagaaaatatatgaaaagCAATTGAAATTgtgaaaacattaattatttggCAAGAAATAATTTCTAGCAATGAAAATTCTGCCTAGCTGCAATGAAAACAGCGCCATAGGAGTATTTAAACAAGGGAACTATCTCATTAGGTGCCTAACTATACTGTAAAAGAACGGGAATGTTAAGAAAGAACCTGAGAAGAGCTTTAGACGCTGAAGCAGAAGAGATATCAAGTGCAGTTACGATGAGATGGGGATTCGAAGAATTGAGCCTCAACATCATTGATTGCACCAAATCGGAAGAACAACACTTCGTATCCCAACACACTCACGTTGTACAGTACAGCACACGCTTCCCTTCTAACTTGATTAATTGGGCTCACAAGCCACAACAACACACAGTTTTGGGCCTTATCATTATAATGGGTCTGTGGACTCACTTAACCATTTCATAATGGATGTATATTTACGAGAAAAAAGGAAAGCTATTCTTTATCTTTGTaggtataatatttttcataattttaacaagttaatattataaaataaatttatattatattatagataaataaattttacttatttgatttataaaaaaattaactttaaatgtACCATgactaaattttaaaagcaaaacaGTTTTGTCAACACAAGAATTCTGTTATATTGAGTTTACTGctcattttaattacttaaaaaaattacatcagaGGTTCCTTATGAATAAtagcatatttaatttatttgaaatgatTCTGAAATGCGATTCAGTAATAATGAAAATTTCAGTTGATGTATCTCTCTATTTACATAAACTGTTATTCAACTAGTATTTTAATCCGTTTAATGGTGATCATGGGCAGCAAGTGTCGGGCACTCTATAAAATACCCAGTCTTAATAAGTTTTTGGAAATCATTCCTCAATGTGGATTTACAATGGCTTCAGAGCATAAGCTATTTTCAATGACTTTTGCGTGTCTCCTCAATTTGacgtgaaaaatattaaaacgtGTGTCTAACACACTATTATTCAGCTAGCCTTTCTTTACACTTAATTGTCTTCTTTGAACTTATGAAACAGAGACATATAGCCCAAAAACTTGTACATTTAAATGGACAATATAAcaactatttatatttatatttatataccaTATAAAACTTAGCAGCAAATCCCTCGCAATTTTAGTTCCAGTCTCGCATATTCTTTTGTTTGACTGATTTGtacttaaacatttttttatattggtaaTGATCttatttgatagaaaataagcCCTCATCTGGTGTTAAGAAATAATAGTtacatcttcttctttttatgttGTAGTAACTGATAATGACAcattaaaatggttttttttcaagttatttttgaaaaatatatttgccACTCATAGCAGGTAAGATTTGTGGTTCTGCTCCGATGTCAGCAAGCTTTAACCCCCTTATCTAAATAAAGAGGATAAACAAAGTATTGACATGTTTCTTCTGTAACTTTGTTAGATAAAAACACcaaatttatgtttaatatgtaaaatttaatcaatttaacGGCTAAATTGATCAATTCAATACTAGTTTAAAAGAACTTTGacggttaaattaattaaattcatattttacaaaaaattattaaatacttttCAGTATAAAAGtttgatatttaatataatcCATTATGTCtcttaaaatattaagttaattttcaaaatgtttaagGAATCGACATAATATATCATGTGATTCTAGAAAATTAACTTGAGCATAGATATtctgaaaaaagaaagatataagCTTCTTTTTTTACTGTATATACATAAGCTTCTTATACATTCATGTAATTCGAGTATTTATGTCATGTAATTTCAGGAATCTTCTTCACTAGTATAgttttgcaaaacaaaaacatttttgcACGATGTTTCTTAAGTTTAGAGAATATGTTAGATCACTAAgtagaaaaagattaaaaaatatatgaaatataaagaatttatatttatatactatGCAAAAAGTAATGATTTGATCATAtggaaataatgaaattatttacataaacgTCAAGGAGCAGTGTATGCTTTACATAATAAAACACTAAACGGGGAGAATAAGATGCGAATATACTACTATAATAAATTTAGAATAGATGGAATAAAGTATATTatcatgttatatttttatctttgaaattatgagaaaaaagatgaggcagagaagtaagaagaagataGCCAGAAGTATAGGCTAAGATTGTCCACAACATGTGGACAGCAGGAACAACGAGTGTATAGATCAACAACTACCTTTCCCTTTTCGTCTATCAGTCCAaacactcttcttcttcttcttcttcttcactctaCAACCACTAAACTAAGTGGTTGGTTTTggtttagtttcatttttttgaagCTCTTAAACTTAAGGCTTAAGCCATGGCATCCTCATCCTCTCTGCATCTATCTCAGGCCCTTCTGGCACGTGCTGTGTACCTTCATGGCTCTTCTTCTTCTGACCGTGTCTCACTCTCCTTCCCATCATTCTCTGGCCTCAAGTCACATTCTACATGCAAAGCAGCAGCAGCCACGTCCTCGCGTAGAAGGGGTGCTTGTCCATCCACCAACGTTGTTCGAGCCGCTGCGGTTGAGACACTCGACCAAACCACCGAGGTTTCTCTGGTGGAGAAATCCGTCAACACCATTCGGTTTTTGGCCATTGATGCAGTTGAGAAGGCCAACTCTGGTCACCCTGGTCTCCCCATGGGGTGTGCTCCAATGGGTCACATTCTCTACGATGAGATAATGAGGTACAATCCTAAGAACCCCGCTTGGTTCAACCGTGACCGTTTCGTTCTCTCTGCTGGACATGGCTGCATGCTCCAATATGCTCTCCTTCACCTTGCTGGCTATGACACTGTTCAGGTCagtttttacttctttttttcatttttctacttTCACTATTGGGAGTGACTCGGAACTGTGATCCTCATGTcgttagaatttaatttaagtgcATTGTTACACTGTCATCAAATCGCATTTTTTTCATGTATGttaagttttataataattaccttaaaaCTCATACCTATATGATTTTTGATCAGTTTGGTAATGTAAAAATCTTTATTCTGACATGACAGTGGAACAAAATTTAACTCGTGTTGTTATCTGATCtctaaatttatttaagttgaTTGGTGAAACAGTTTTGAATCCTTGTAAATTTGTGTggcctttgttttttttttttttaatctcttttggTAAGAATGAGATGGTATATGTATCTTAATAGCCCCCACCAAAGGTTGACATGGATGACCTTTGATGGAAATATAATTGTGAAGCTTTTAAAGTTGTGGGATCTTCATTACCTGAATTTGTTGTTTCGGGGTTACATGATAGGAACAAGACCTTAAGGAATTCCGACAATGGGGAAGCAGAACTCCTGGACATCCTGAGAACTTTGAGACCCTTGGAGTTGAAGTGACCACA includes these proteins:
- the LOC100819077 gene encoding protoheme IX farnesyltransferase, mitochondrial isoform X1, whose product is MGGSCCRCYSTTFGIKWAAASNDISLNAMILPVALYFWKIPHFMALAYLCRDDFAAGGFKMYSLADASGHRISLVALGNSMYLIPLGFLAYDCVQKQKNAASAGAKLFCFPGPSLIQIQLF
- the LOC100819077 gene encoding protoheme IX farnesyltransferase, mitochondrial isoform X2; this encodes MLIFRWAAASNDISLNAMILPVALYFWKIPHFMALAYLCRDDFAAGGFKMYSLADASGHRISLVALGNSMYLIPLGFLAYDCVQKQKNAASAGAKLFCFPGPSLIQIQVSR